The Candidatus Methylomirabilota bacterium genome segment CCGTGAAGGAAGCATCGGCGTACCTCGCCCTCGACGAGGCCGCGCTGGCACGGATGGCGGAGGACCGACAGATCCCGGCCGTGAAGGTCGAGAACCAGTGGGTCTTTTCGCGGAAGTCGCTCCAAAAGTGGCAGCGGCTCCAGGCCCGTCGCAACACGCGCCCCTGAGATTGACAGCTCGCCGGCATTCCCCCTAGAATCCGGCCCAATCGGTCTCCATGTCCGTCTGATGGTACCCGTGGCCCGGATAACCCTGGAATGGGCACCCTAGCGAGGAGGTTGACGATGCGACTCCTGAGGCTCGGTACCCTGCTGGTCGTCCTCCTCGCCGCCGTCACATCGGTATCGGCGCAGGCGAAGGCTCCCGGCGTCACCGACACCGAGATCGTCATCGGGCTCACGACGCCGCTGTCGGGACCGGCGGCAGCCTGGGGCAACACCGCGGTGGCCATGGAAGCGTGGGCCAAGTACGTCAACGATCAGGGTGGCATCCACGGCCGGAAGATCAAGACCGTCCTCAAGGACGACGGCTATGTGCCCGGCCGGGCCGTCGCCAACCTGACCGAGATGAAGGACAGCGTCTTTGCCGTGGTGGGGCTCCTGGGCTCGGCCATCCTGAACGCGTCCAAGGATCTCGTCGCCGAGGCGAAGATCCCGATCGTCAACCCGTACGGCAACCCGGCGATCTGGGAGAAGCAGGCCCGCGAGAAGCTGCGCTACGTCTTCGTGAATTACCCCGACTACATCGACGAAGGCGAATTCCTGGTTGGTCAGGCCGTGACCAAGCTGGGGGCCCAGAAGGTCGCCGTCTTCTTCCAGAACGACGACTACGGGAAGGGCGGGCTGGACGGCGTCAAGAAGGGATTGCGTGGCCTCGCCGGGAAGGGGTCGCTGGCCGCCGAGGTGGCCTACGAGCTGGCTGATCGCGAGATGGGGACTCACGCCCTGAAGCTCAAGGACTCCGGGGCCGACACCGTGATCTTCTACTCGACGATCACCCATGGCGCCAACGTGATCAAGGAAATGGCCAAGGTCGGGTATCGCCCCCGGCTGGTGGCCTCGTTCCCTCTGGGGGACCACCACATCATGTTTCGCCTGCTGGGCGACCTGTGGGACGGCGCCCATGTCAACGTGCTGGGGACGATCGTGGGCGAACCCGACGGCGACCGGATCGCGGACATCCTGGTCAAGTACGAGCCCAAGCTGAAGGGCAAGGAGAGCACGGCGCTGGCGGGAGCGGCTCCGATGATCCTGGCGGTCGAAGGCCTCAAGCGCGCCGGCCGGAACCTCACCCGGGAGGCGTTCGTCGAGGCCATGGAGACGCTCAAGGACTATGTCCCCGAGAAGCTCACCGCGCCGATCACGTTCGGCCCCAACCGCCGCCACGGCGCCAATGCGGTGCGCTTCATGCGGGCCGAGAAGGGCAACCTGGTGCCGCTCCAGAGTGGGTATCAGCTCTTTCCGCCCCACTTCTAGCGGGAGGCGCCCGGACCTGACGGCCTGATAACCGCCTCCCGCGCACCTTGGGCCGCCTTCTGGAGGTCCGGGACCTATTGCTCCGCTTCGGCGGGATCCAGGCTTTGGCCGGGGTCGAAATCGCCATCGACGAGGGCGAGGCCCTCGCCGTGATCGGGCCGAATGGATCCGGCAAGACCTCACTGTTCAACTGCATCACCGGAATCTATCGCCCCACCGCCGGCACCATCGCCTTCCGGGGAGAGAGCCTGCGCGGGCTCTCCCCCGACGCGGTGACCCGCCGCGGCGTGGCCCGCACATTCCAGAACCTTCGACTCTTCCTCAACATGTCGGTCCTCGACAACCTGCTCCTGGGCCGGCATCTACACTTCGAGCGGAAGCTCGCTCACGCGATACTCCGGCTCCGGCGCGAAGAGATCCGTCACCGGCGACACTGCGAGGAGATCATCGAGTTTCTGAACCTCGAGCCCTACCGAAAGACCCGGGTCGCCGACTGTCCCTACGGCGTCCAGAAGCGGGTCGAGCTCGGGCGGGCGCTGGCCACCGAGCCGCAGCTTCTCCTGCTCGACGAGCCGGTTTCGGGCTTGACCGCGGAGGAGAAGGAGGAGGTCGCCTACTGGATTCACGAGATTCGGGGCCGCTTCGGAGTCACGATCCTCCTCGTGGAGCATGACCTGCGGGTGGCGTCGCGGCTGGCCGGCCGGATGGTGGCGCTGGATCACGGGGTGAAGATCGCCGAGGGAGCGCCGGAAGAGGTTCAGCGCCATCCCGACGTGGTGCGGGCCTACCTCGGGGAGTGAGGACCGCATGCCCGGGACGGCTCGGCCGTTGCTGCGCGTCTCGAGCATCGAGACACTGTACCTGGATCGCATCTATGCCCTGCTCGGGGTCACGATCGAGGTCCCGGAGCGGTGGATCGTCGCCGTCCTCGGCCCCAACGGAGCGGGGAAGACGACCCTGCTCAAAACGGTGGCCGGACTCCTGAAAGACCAGCCGAAGAAGGGCTCGATCGAGTTCGCCGGACAGCGGATCGAGCGGCGGTCACCGGAGGCGATCGCGAACCTGGGTGTCGTGTACGTGCCCGAGGACCGCGGGCTGTTCCGGGAACTCACCGTGTGGGAGAACCTTCAGCTCGGTCTCTGGGGGCGGCGCGACGGCGGCATCGCACAGGACCTCGACTTCGTGTATGGCATGTTCCCGGTCCTCCGCGAGCGGCGCGACCAGCAGGCCGAGACCCTGTCCGGGGGCGAGCAGCAGATGCTCGCGCTGGCCCGGGCGATGCTCCGGCGTCCGCGCCTCCTGATGCTCGACGAGCCGTCCCTGGGGTTGGCACCCCAGGTCGCCCGGGGGGTCTTCGACGCCCTCGGCGCCATCAGCCAGACGGGCACCACGATTCTGCTGGTGGAGCAGAATGCGCGGCTGGCGCTCAAGGTGGCCCAGCACGCGGCGATCCTCGAGGCCGGCCGGGTCGTGCTCCAGGGCACCCCGGGAGAGCTCGCGGAACACGAGGACGTCCGGGAGGCGTACCTGGGACTGGGGACGGGGGCAGCCTCGCCGAGGGGCTGGCGGCTCTACCGGAAGCGGCGGCGATGGTGAGGCGGCCTGCCTCCCCCCAAGGGCAAGGAGGGGTGATGATGAGCAGTCGTCGGCCGGGGAGGGCGGAGATTGACGGGTCGGGCGGGGCGCGGAGTCTGCCGGCGTCGTTCTTCGCCCAGGTCGAGCGGCGGGGTGATCGGCTCGCGCTGCGTCACAAGGCCTACGGGATCTGGCACCGAGTGTCCTGGAACCAGTACGCCGAGGAAGTCCGGAAAGTGGCCGGCGGCCTGCTGGCCTTCGGCCTTCGGCCCCGCGAAAACGTGGCGATCCTCGGCGAGAACCGCCCGGAATGGCTCTATTGCCACCTGGGCACGATGTCGGCGGGCGGAGTGACCTGTGGCGTCTACCCGACGTCCTCGCCCGAGCAGGTCCACTACCTCCTGAACCACTCGGAGGCCCGGGTGCTCTTCCTGGAGAACGAAGAGCAACTCGAGAAGGCGCTCCAGGTCGTGGCCGACACCCGCGTCGAGCGGGTCGTGGTCTGGGACGCCAAGGGGCTCTGGGGCTTCACCGACGACCGGGTCGTCTTCTTCGACGACTTCCTCAAGCAGGGCCGGCAGCTCCTCGAGGCCCGCCCGGGCCGCCTGACCGAGGCGCTGGCGGCGATCGAGCCGGACGACACGGCCATGATCATTTACACCTCGGGTACCACCGGGCCGCCGAAGGGGGCCATGCTGTCGCATCACAGCATTCTGTGGGTGACCGACGCCCTCCTCGAGGCCAACACGCTCGGACCCGAGGACGACGCCGTCTCGTATCTGCCCTTTGCGCACATCTACGAGAACCTGATCTCCGTCTTCCAGGCGGTGCGGATCGGCTACGTGGTCAGCTTCGTCGAGAGCCTCGACACGCTTTTCCAGAACCTGCGCGAGGTCTCGCCGACCTACTTCGCCAGCGTGCCCCGGATCTGGGAGAAGCTCGCCTCATCCGTCGACCTGCGCATGGCGGACTCCACCTGGCTCAAGCGCGCGCTGTACCGGATGGCGGTGGAGGTGGGACGGCGCCATGCGCGGGCGAGGTTCTCGGCCGCCGGACCCTCCCCGGGGCTGTCGGTCGCCTACCGACTCCTCTACTGGACCGTGCTGGCTCCGCTCAAGCGCTGTCTCGGTTTTGACCGGATCCGCATCGCCGTGTGCGGCGCCGCGCCGGCCTCGCCCGAGTTGTTCGAGTACTACCGCGCCCTCGGTATCCCTCTCATCGAGGGTTACGGCCAGACGGAATCCACCGGGGTGATCTCGGTCAACCGGCTGGACCGGCCCCGGATGGGGACGGTCGGGGAGCCGATCGCCGGGATCGAGGTGGCGCTGGCCGACGACGGGGAGATCCTGACGCGCGGCCCCCACGTATTCAAGGGTTACTTCAAGGACCCCGAACTGACGGCCCGTACGATCGACCGGGACGGCTGGCTCCACACGGGAGACGTCGGGGCCTGGGAGGACGGGTACCTCAAGATCCTCGACCGGAAGAAGGACATCATCATCAACGCCTACGGCAAGAACGTCACCCCGGCCTACATCGAGAACAAGCTGAAGTTCAGCCCGTACGTCCAGGACGCGGTGGTGATCGGCGACCGGCGGAAGTACCTGGTGGCGCTGATCCTGATCGACGAGGACAACGTGACCAAGTTCGCCCAGGACCACCGGATCCCGTTCGCGACGTTCGCGGACCTCACCCAGAATCCCGACGTGACGCGGCTCATCGGGCAGGAGGTGGACAAGGTCAACCGCACGCTCTCGCAGGTGGAGAGTATCAAGAAGTTCGCCCTCCTCCCCCGGCGGTTC includes the following:
- a CDS encoding helix-turn-helix domain-containing protein, with translation MTFNDAMTVKEASAYLALDEAALARMAEDRQIPAVKVENQWVFSRKSLQKWQRLQARRNTRP
- a CDS encoding ABC transporter substrate-binding protein; translated protein: MRLLRLGTLLVVLLAAVTSVSAQAKAPGVTDTEIVIGLTTPLSGPAAAWGNTAVAMEAWAKYVNDQGGIHGRKIKTVLKDDGYVPGRAVANLTEMKDSVFAVVGLLGSAILNASKDLVAEAKIPIVNPYGNPAIWEKQAREKLRYVFVNYPDYIDEGEFLVGQAVTKLGAQKVAVFFQNDDYGKGGLDGVKKGLRGLAGKGSLAAEVAYELADREMGTHALKLKDSGADTVIFYSTITHGANVIKEMAKVGYRPRLVASFPLGDHHIMFRLLGDLWDGAHVNVLGTIVGEPDGDRIADILVKYEPKLKGKESTALAGAAPMILAVEGLKRAGRNLTREAFVEAMETLKDYVPEKLTAPITFGPNRRHGANAVRFMRAEKGNLVPLQSGYQLFPPHF
- a CDS encoding ABC transporter ATP-binding protein, which codes for MAGVEIAIDEGEALAVIGPNGSGKTSLFNCITGIYRPTAGTIAFRGESLRGLSPDAVTRRGVARTFQNLRLFLNMSVLDNLLLGRHLHFERKLAHAILRLRREEIRHRRHCEEIIEFLNLEPYRKTRVADCPYGVQKRVELGRALATEPQLLLLDEPVSGLTAEEKEEVAYWIHEIRGRFGVTILLVEHDLRVASRLAGRMVALDHGVKIAEGAPEEVQRHPDVVRAYLGE
- a CDS encoding ABC transporter ATP-binding protein, with the protein product MPGTARPLLRVSSIETLYLDRIYALLGVTIEVPERWIVAVLGPNGAGKTTLLKTVAGLLKDQPKKGSIEFAGQRIERRSPEAIANLGVVYVPEDRGLFRELTVWENLQLGLWGRRDGGIAQDLDFVYGMFPVLRERRDQQAETLSGGEQQMLALARAMLRRPRLLMLDEPSLGLAPQVARGVFDALGAISQTGTTILLVEQNARLALKVAQHAAILEAGRVVLQGTPGELAEHEDVREAYLGLGTGAASPRGWRLYRKRRRW
- a CDS encoding AMP-binding protein, yielding MMSSRRPGRAEIDGSGGARSLPASFFAQVERRGDRLALRHKAYGIWHRVSWNQYAEEVRKVAGGLLAFGLRPRENVAILGENRPEWLYCHLGTMSAGGVTCGVYPTSSPEQVHYLLNHSEARVLFLENEEQLEKALQVVADTRVERVVVWDAKGLWGFTDDRVVFFDDFLKQGRQLLEARPGRLTEALAAIEPDDTAMIIYTSGTTGPPKGAMLSHHSILWVTDALLEANTLGPEDDAVSYLPFAHIYENLISVFQAVRIGYVVSFVESLDTLFQNLREVSPTYFASVPRIWEKLASSVDLRMADSTWLKRALYRMAVEVGRRHARARFSAAGPSPGLSVAYRLLYWTVLAPLKRCLGFDRIRIAVCGAAPASPELFEYYRALGIPLIEGYGQTESTGVISVNRLDRPRMGTVGEPIAGIEVALADDGEILTRGPHVFKGYFKDPELTARTIDRDGWLHTGDVGAWEDGYLKILDRKKDIIINAYGKNVTPAYIENKLKFSPYVQDAVVIGDRRKYLVALILIDEDNVTKFAQDHRIPFATFADLTQNPDVTRLIGQEVDKVNRTLSQVESIKKFALLPRRFYEEEGDVTPTKKVKRASLERRYAEMIASLYRD